A window of the Phaseolus vulgaris cultivar G19833 chromosome 5, P. vulgaris v2.0, whole genome shotgun sequence genome harbors these coding sequences:
- the LOC137834975 gene encoding ent-kaurene synthase TSP4, chloroplastic isoform X2 has translation MSLSRLITPLFCSSSTSDSLVAASYVKEKMESTSWCLADSKEKIRKMFNKVELSISSYDTAWVAMITSPASPHNPLFPQCVNWLLANQLLDGSWGLPDRHPLLMNDALLSTLACILALKQWGVGEDQINRGLEFIESNITSIKDEKQHLPIGFGINFPSLIEYAQNLGINLPIGATLLDTMVQNREIELQRGTESNSEGWRAYQAYVSEGMLDSQDWKTIIKYQRKNGSLFNSPATTAAVFQRLKNAECLGYLQSVLEKFGNAVPTTHPLDIYARLCMIDSLERLGINHHFKEEIRSVLDDTYRFWVQGVEDIFLDPTTCAMAFRILRLNGYDVSSDPFYQYSEDKFGDSLKGYLKDVGAVIELYRASQTIIHPDESILVRQSLWTKQLLKQESSPYRLYADKLRSYVDQEVKDVLSFPHHANLERLLNRRSMEYYNVEETRILKSSYRSCNLANQEILKLAAEDFNICQSIHIEELKQLSRWVVESRLDKLTFARQKLAYCYFSGAATLFSPELSDARISWAKNGVLTTVVDDFYDVGGSEKELVDLIQLVEKWDVDINTVSCSETVKIIFSAIHSTVCEIGERSVKRQGRNVKNNVIKIWLDLIQSMYKEAEWLRTKTVPTIDEYMENAYVSFALGPIVLPALYLVGPKLSDEDAESHELNHLYKLMSTCGRVLNDIHSFKRESEEGKLNALGLLIAHGNGVFTAEDAIEKLKGTAEEKRTELLRLILHEKGSVVPRDCKDLFWKMIKVLHLFYLKDDGFTSNEMYSSVKAVIKDPVIFDELLARQQNLNYVEASNVMPQSS, from the exons ATGTCTCTCTCACGTCTCATCACTCCTCTCTTCTGCAGCTCTTCAACTTCAG ATTCTTTGGTGGCTGCATCATATGTGAAGGAGAAAATGGAGAGTACTTCCTGG TGCCTTGCGGACTCAAAAGAAAAAATCAGGAAAATGTTCAACAAGGTTGAACTTTCGATTTCTTCATATGATACAGCTTGGGTGGCAATGATAACTTCTCCAGCTTCCCCTCATAACCCACTTTTCCCTCAGTGCGTAAATTGGTTGTTGGCTAATCAACTCTTAGATGGTTCCTGGGGTCTTCCTGATCGCCATCCATTACTAATGAATGATGCTCTCTTATCTACCTTAGCATGCATCCTTGCTCTAAAGCAATGGGGTGTTGGAGAAGATCAAATTAACAGGG GTCTTGAATTTATTGAGTCAAACATTACCTCAATCAAAGATGAGAAGCAGCACCTTCCCATAGGATTTGGTATCAATTTTCCTTCTTTGATCGAATATGCACAAAATTTGGGCATTAATCTTCCAATTGGAGCTACACTATTGGACACAATGGTCCAAAATAGAGAAATAGAACTCCAAAG AGGTACTGAAAGCAATTCAGAAGGGTGGAGGGCATATCAAGCATATGTTTCAGAAGGAATGCTGGATTCACAAGATTGGAAAACAATCATCAAATATCAAAGAAAGAATGGATCTTTGTTTAATTCACCTGCTACAACAGCAGCTGTTTTTCAGCGCCTTAAGAATGCTGAATGTCTTGGTTACCTCCAATCTGTACTAGAAAAGTTTGGAAATGCAG TTCCCACAACTCACCCTCTGGATATATATGCTCGTCTCTGTATGATTGATAGTCTTGAAAGGTTGGGTATTAATCATCATTTCAAAGAGGAAATTCGTAGTGTATTGGATGATACATACAG attttggGTGCAAGGAGTGGAAGATATATTCTTAGATCCCACCACCTGTGCAATGGCATTTCGTATCTTGCGTCTCAATGGCTATGATGTATCTTCAG ATCCTTTTTATCAATATTCTGAAGATAAATTTGGTGACTCCTTGAAAGGGTACTTGAAGGATGTTGGTGCTGTTATAGAGCTATATAGGGCTTCACAAACCATTATACATCCTGATGAATCCATTTTGGTGAGACAGAGTTTGTGGACGAAACAGCTTCTGAAGCAGGAATCCTCCCCTTACAGATTATATGCTGATAAGCTTCGTAGTTATGTCGACCAAGAG gTCAAGGATGTTCTTAGTTTTCCTCATCATGCAAATTTGGAGCGATTGTTAAACAGGAGATCAATGGAGTATTACAACGTAGAAGAAACAAGAATTTTAAAATCATCGTATAG ATCATGCAATCTTGCAAACCAAGAAATTCTAAAGCTAGCAGCAGAAGACTTCAATATCTGCCAATCAATACACATTGAAGAGTTGAAACAGCTTTCCAG ATGGGTTGTTGAGAGCAGGCTAGACAAACTAACATTTGCCAGACAGAAACTGGCTTATTGTTACTTCTCCGGTGCTGCTACACTTTTCTCCCCTGAACTTTCTGATGCTCGCATATCCTGGGCGAAAAATGGGGTGCTCACAACAGTTGTTGATGATTTCTATGATGTTGGGGGTTCTGAAAAGGAACTAGTGGACCTTATTCAACTAGTTGAGAA GTGGGATGTAGATATCAACACTGTTTCCTGTTCTGAGACAGTTAAGATCATATTCTCCGCAATTCACAGCACAGTTTGTGAGATTGGAGAGAGATCAGTCAAGCGACAAGGACGTAATGTGAAAAACAATGTTATCAAGATT TGGTTAGATCTGATTCAGTCAATGTATAAAGAAGCTGAGTGGTTGCGAACAAAGACGGTGCCAACAATTGATGAATATATGGAAAATGCATACGTATCATTTGCCTTAGGTCCAATTGTACTTCCTGCCCTCTATCTTGTTGGACCTAAGCTTTCAGATGAAGATGCTGAAAGTCATGAGTTGAACCATCTGTATAAGCTCATGAGTACATGCGGTCGTGTTCTTAATGACATTCACAGTTTTAAG AGAGAATCTGAGGAAGGGAAACTGAATGCACTGGGTCTGCTCATTGCTCATGGCAATGGAGTTTTTACTGCAGAAGATGCTATTGAAAAACTGAAGGGTACTGCTGAGGAAAAGAGAACAGAACTCCTAAGACTAATTTTGCATGAAAAAGGAAGTGTTGTTCCCAGAGATTGCAAggatttgttttggaaaatgaTAAAAGTTTTACACCTATTTTACTTGAAGGATGATGGATTTACTTCAAATGAAATGTACTCTAGTGTAAAGGCCGTGATTAAAGATCCTGTTATCTTTGATGAACTATTAGCTCGGCAGCAGAACCTTAATTATGTCGAAGCTAGTAATGTGATGCCCCAGTCCAGTTAG
- the LOC137834975 gene encoding ent-kaur-16-ene synthase, chloroplastic isoform X1 has protein sequence MSLSRLITPLFCSSSTSADSLVAASYVKEKMESTSWCLADSKEKIRKMFNKVELSISSYDTAWVAMITSPASPHNPLFPQCVNWLLANQLLDGSWGLPDRHPLLMNDALLSTLACILALKQWGVGEDQINRGLEFIESNITSIKDEKQHLPIGFGINFPSLIEYAQNLGINLPIGATLLDTMVQNREIELQRGTESNSEGWRAYQAYVSEGMLDSQDWKTIIKYQRKNGSLFNSPATTAAVFQRLKNAECLGYLQSVLEKFGNAVPTTHPLDIYARLCMIDSLERLGINHHFKEEIRSVLDDTYRFWVQGVEDIFLDPTTCAMAFRILRLNGYDVSSDPFYQYSEDKFGDSLKGYLKDVGAVIELYRASQTIIHPDESILVRQSLWTKQLLKQESSPYRLYADKLRSYVDQEVKDVLSFPHHANLERLLNRRSMEYYNVEETRILKSSYRSCNLANQEILKLAAEDFNICQSIHIEELKQLSRWVVESRLDKLTFARQKLAYCYFSGAATLFSPELSDARISWAKNGVLTTVVDDFYDVGGSEKELVDLIQLVEKWDVDINTVSCSETVKIIFSAIHSTVCEIGERSVKRQGRNVKNNVIKIWLDLIQSMYKEAEWLRTKTVPTIDEYMENAYVSFALGPIVLPALYLVGPKLSDEDAESHELNHLYKLMSTCGRVLNDIHSFKRESEEGKLNALGLLIAHGNGVFTAEDAIEKLKGTAEEKRTELLRLILHEKGSVVPRDCKDLFWKMIKVLHLFYLKDDGFTSNEMYSSVKAVIKDPVIFDELLARQQNLNYVEASNVMPQSS, from the exons ATGTCTCTCTCACGTCTCATCACTCCTCTCTTCTGCAGCTCTTCAACTTCAG CAGATTCTTTGGTGGCTGCATCATATGTGAAGGAGAAAATGGAGAGTACTTCCTGG TGCCTTGCGGACTCAAAAGAAAAAATCAGGAAAATGTTCAACAAGGTTGAACTTTCGATTTCTTCATATGATACAGCTTGGGTGGCAATGATAACTTCTCCAGCTTCCCCTCATAACCCACTTTTCCCTCAGTGCGTAAATTGGTTGTTGGCTAATCAACTCTTAGATGGTTCCTGGGGTCTTCCTGATCGCCATCCATTACTAATGAATGATGCTCTCTTATCTACCTTAGCATGCATCCTTGCTCTAAAGCAATGGGGTGTTGGAGAAGATCAAATTAACAGGG GTCTTGAATTTATTGAGTCAAACATTACCTCAATCAAAGATGAGAAGCAGCACCTTCCCATAGGATTTGGTATCAATTTTCCTTCTTTGATCGAATATGCACAAAATTTGGGCATTAATCTTCCAATTGGAGCTACACTATTGGACACAATGGTCCAAAATAGAGAAATAGAACTCCAAAG AGGTACTGAAAGCAATTCAGAAGGGTGGAGGGCATATCAAGCATATGTTTCAGAAGGAATGCTGGATTCACAAGATTGGAAAACAATCATCAAATATCAAAGAAAGAATGGATCTTTGTTTAATTCACCTGCTACAACAGCAGCTGTTTTTCAGCGCCTTAAGAATGCTGAATGTCTTGGTTACCTCCAATCTGTACTAGAAAAGTTTGGAAATGCAG TTCCCACAACTCACCCTCTGGATATATATGCTCGTCTCTGTATGATTGATAGTCTTGAAAGGTTGGGTATTAATCATCATTTCAAAGAGGAAATTCGTAGTGTATTGGATGATACATACAG attttggGTGCAAGGAGTGGAAGATATATTCTTAGATCCCACCACCTGTGCAATGGCATTTCGTATCTTGCGTCTCAATGGCTATGATGTATCTTCAG ATCCTTTTTATCAATATTCTGAAGATAAATTTGGTGACTCCTTGAAAGGGTACTTGAAGGATGTTGGTGCTGTTATAGAGCTATATAGGGCTTCACAAACCATTATACATCCTGATGAATCCATTTTGGTGAGACAGAGTTTGTGGACGAAACAGCTTCTGAAGCAGGAATCCTCCCCTTACAGATTATATGCTGATAAGCTTCGTAGTTATGTCGACCAAGAG gTCAAGGATGTTCTTAGTTTTCCTCATCATGCAAATTTGGAGCGATTGTTAAACAGGAGATCAATGGAGTATTACAACGTAGAAGAAACAAGAATTTTAAAATCATCGTATAG ATCATGCAATCTTGCAAACCAAGAAATTCTAAAGCTAGCAGCAGAAGACTTCAATATCTGCCAATCAATACACATTGAAGAGTTGAAACAGCTTTCCAG ATGGGTTGTTGAGAGCAGGCTAGACAAACTAACATTTGCCAGACAGAAACTGGCTTATTGTTACTTCTCCGGTGCTGCTACACTTTTCTCCCCTGAACTTTCTGATGCTCGCATATCCTGGGCGAAAAATGGGGTGCTCACAACAGTTGTTGATGATTTCTATGATGTTGGGGGTTCTGAAAAGGAACTAGTGGACCTTATTCAACTAGTTGAGAA GTGGGATGTAGATATCAACACTGTTTCCTGTTCTGAGACAGTTAAGATCATATTCTCCGCAATTCACAGCACAGTTTGTGAGATTGGAGAGAGATCAGTCAAGCGACAAGGACGTAATGTGAAAAACAATGTTATCAAGATT TGGTTAGATCTGATTCAGTCAATGTATAAAGAAGCTGAGTGGTTGCGAACAAAGACGGTGCCAACAATTGATGAATATATGGAAAATGCATACGTATCATTTGCCTTAGGTCCAATTGTACTTCCTGCCCTCTATCTTGTTGGACCTAAGCTTTCAGATGAAGATGCTGAAAGTCATGAGTTGAACCATCTGTATAAGCTCATGAGTACATGCGGTCGTGTTCTTAATGACATTCACAGTTTTAAG AGAGAATCTGAGGAAGGGAAACTGAATGCACTGGGTCTGCTCATTGCTCATGGCAATGGAGTTTTTACTGCAGAAGATGCTATTGAAAAACTGAAGGGTACTGCTGAGGAAAAGAGAACAGAACTCCTAAGACTAATTTTGCATGAAAAAGGAAGTGTTGTTCCCAGAGATTGCAAggatttgttttggaaaatgaTAAAAGTTTTACACCTATTTTACTTGAAGGATGATGGATTTACTTCAAATGAAATGTACTCTAGTGTAAAGGCCGTGATTAAAGATCCTGTTATCTTTGATGAACTATTAGCTCGGCAGCAGAACCTTAATTATGTCGAAGCTAGTAATGTGATGCCCCAGTCCAGTTAG
- the LOC137834976 gene encoding inosine-5'-monophosphate dehydrogenase has translation MNSTSLPFEDGFAADKLFTQGFSYTYDDVIFLPHYIDFAAEAVDLSTRLTRRLPLAVPLVASPMDTVSESAMASAMASLGGIAVVHSNVPAAAQAALLRAAKSRRVPILSDPVFATPSAIIEHEDDFAGSPFLLVTDTGAAGGKLLGYVAKRDWTNQNDKGLRVGDYMAPPPRGAPWNADLNKIHEIMEGEKSGAVALERDGGVVDLVVREEVERVKGYPKLAAPATVGPDGEFMVGAAMGTREDDKERLKHLVKAGVNVVVLDSSQGNSIYQLEMVKYVKSVYPELDVIGGNVVTMYQAENLIQAGVDGLRVGMGSGSICTTQEVCAVGRGQATAVYKVSSIAHNSGVPVIADGGISNSGHIVKALSLGASTVMMGSFLAGSHEAPGAYVYQNGIRVKKYRGMGSLEAMTKGSDARYLGDTAKLKIAQGVVGAVKDKGSVLNFIPYTLQAVRQGFQDIGASSLESAHDLLRSRVLRLEVRSGAAQVEGGVHGLVSYEKKYY, from the exons ATGAACTCCACTTCACTGCCGTTCGAGGACGGTTTCGCCGCCGATAAGCTCTTCACGCAGGGCTTCTCCTACACCTACGATGACGTCATCTTCCTGCCCCACTACATCGACTTCGCCGCCGAGGCCGTTGACCTCTCCACGCGCCTCACGCGCCGCCTCCCCCTCGCCGTCCCCCTCGTTGCCTCACCCATGGACACTGTCTCCGAGTCCGCCATGGCCAGTGCCATGGCCTCCCTAGGAGGCATCGCCGTCGTACACTCCAACGTTCCGGCCGCCGCCCAGGCCGCTCTCCTTCGCGCTGCCAAGTCCCGCCGCGTCCCCATCCTCTCCGACCCCGTCTTCGCCACCCCCTCCGCCATCATCGAGCACGAGGACGACTTCGCGGGGTCCCCCTTTCTCCTCGTCACAGACACAGGCGCCGCCGGCGGTAAGCTCCTCGGCTATGTCGCGAAGCGCGACTGGACTAATCAAAACGACAAGGGATTAAGGGTGGGCGACTACATGGCTCCTCCGCCCCGGGGCGCGCCGTGGAACGCAGACCTGAACAAAATTCATGAGATCATGGAGGGTGAGAAGAGTGGTGCAGTGGCTTTGGAGAGGGACGGTGGGGTGGTGGATTTGGTGGTGAGAGAGGAAGTAGAGAGGGTGAAGGGGTACCCCAAATTGGCGGCTCCAGCGACGGTGGGGCCAGATGGGGAGTTTATGGTGGGGGCGGCGATGGGGACGAGGGAGGATGATAAGGAGAGGTTGAAGCATTTGGTGAAAGCTGGGGTGAATGTTGTTGTGTTGGATAGTTCTCAAGGGAACTCAATTTATCAGTTGGAGATGGTGAAGTATGTGAAGAGTGTCTACCCTGAGCTTGATGTGATTGGTGGGAATGTTGTGACTATGTACCAGGCCGAGAATTTGATTCAGGCTGGGGTTGATGGGTTGAGGGTTGGTATGGGGTCTGGGTCCATTTGTACCACCCAGGAGGTTTGTGCTGTGGGACGTGGTCAG GCAACTGCTGTTTACAAGGTCTCGTCCATTGCACATAATAGTGGTGTTCCTGTCATTGCCGATGGTGGCATCTCAAACTCTGGTCATATTGTTAAGGCTTTGTCATTGGGAGCGTCTACTGTTATGATGGGAAGCTTCTTGGCTGGTAGCCATGAGGCTCCTGGTGCTTATGTATATCAG aatggtatACGTGTCAAAAAGTATAGAGGAATGGGTTCCCTAGAAGCCATGACTAAAGGGAGTGATGCAAGGTACTTGGGTGATACAGCAAAGCTAAAAATTGCTCAGGGGGTTGTTGGAGCTGTTAAGGATAAGGGTTCTGTCTTGAATTTCATACCATACACCTTGCAAGCTGTCAGGCAAGGGTTCCAGGATATAGGTGCCTCTTCTCTAGAGTCTGCTCATGACCTTCTAAGGTCCAGGGTGTTAAGACTGGAG GTGCGGAGTGGAGCAGCACAGGTTGAAGGTGGAGTTCATGGGCTGGTTTCTTATGAAAAGAAATACTATTGA